A window of Xylophilus sp. GW821-FHT01B05 contains these coding sequences:
- the ybaL gene encoding YbaL family putative K(+) efflux transporter, which translates to MPHSVSLINTIAVGLGLALVFGFLAAKVRLPALVGYLLAGVIIGPFTPGFVADGEIASQLSEIGVMLLMFGVGLHFSLDDLLSVRRLALPGAIVQIVVATLMGMGVASMWGWSFGAALVFGLSLSVASTVVLLRALETLGILDSFTGRVAVGWLVVEDLAMVLVLVLLPPLAGWLGGKVDPGAAGSLLKTLGLTLLQVGLFVALMLVVGRRVFPWLLWQITRTGSRELFTLCVVAAAVSIAFGSAALFGVSFALGAFFAGMVMRESEFSHRAAEESLPLRDAFAVLFFVSVGMLFDPRVLIDRPLQVLAVVGIIIVGKSIAAAALVLAFRYPLHTALTISASLAQIGEFSFILISLGLSLGLLPPEGQSLVLAGALISIAINPLVFKGIEPIRRWLLEKSAFARRLEQRDDPLAELPTTTHARYLAHQVVLVGYGRVGRRIAAALTEQEMPFVVAEENRELVERLRASGIAAVSGNAMDPAVLIQAHIARARMLVIAVPDALGVRQMITTARTLNPDIEVVVRMHNEDEARLLEQEHVGTVFLGEQELAQAMVRHVLQRASAAQAHA; encoded by the coding sequence ATGCCCCACAGTGTCTCGCTCATCAACACCATAGCCGTCGGCCTGGGGCTGGCACTTGTGTTCGGCTTTCTGGCGGCCAAGGTGCGCTTGCCGGCGCTGGTGGGCTATTTGCTGGCGGGCGTGATCATCGGGCCGTTTACGCCGGGCTTCGTGGCTGACGGTGAGATCGCGTCGCAGCTGTCAGAGATCGGCGTGATGCTGCTGATGTTTGGCGTGGGCCTGCACTTTTCGCTGGATGACCTGCTGTCGGTGCGCCGCCTGGCCTTGCCCGGGGCCATCGTGCAGATCGTGGTGGCCACGCTGATGGGCATGGGCGTGGCATCGATGTGGGGCTGGAGCTTTGGCGCGGCGCTGGTGTTCGGGCTATCGCTGTCGGTGGCCAGTACCGTGGTGCTGCTGCGTGCCCTGGAGACGTTGGGCATTCTTGATTCCTTCACCGGGCGCGTGGCGGTGGGCTGGCTGGTGGTGGAAGACTTGGCCATGGTGCTGGTGCTGGTGCTGCTGCCGCCGCTGGCGGGCTGGCTGGGTGGCAAGGTGGACCCTGGCGCGGCTGGGTCGCTGCTGAAGACCCTGGGCTTGACGCTGCTGCAGGTGGGCTTGTTTGTGGCGCTGATGCTGGTCGTGGGCCGGCGCGTGTTCCCCTGGCTGCTGTGGCAGATCACCCGCACCGGTTCGCGTGAACTCTTCACGCTGTGCGTGGTGGCGGCGGCGGTCAGCATTGCCTTTGGCTCGGCGGCGCTGTTTGGTGTGTCTTTTGCGCTGGGCGCATTCTTCGCCGGCATGGTGATGCGGGAATCCGAATTCAGCCACCGCGCGGCCGAAGAATCATTGCCGCTGCGCGATGCTTTCGCGGTGCTGTTCTTTGTGTCGGTGGGCATGCTGTTCGATCCGCGTGTGCTGATCGATCGGCCGCTGCAGGTGCTGGCCGTGGTCGGAATCATCATCGTCGGCAAGTCGATTGCCGCGGCGGCGCTGGTGCTGGCCTTCCGCTACCCGCTGCATACGGCGCTGACCATCTCGGCCAGCCTGGCGCAGATTGGCGAGTTCTCTTTCATCCTGATCAGCCTGGGCCTGTCGCTCGGCCTGCTGCCGCCAGAGGGGCAGAGCCTGGTGCTGGCGGGGGCCTTGATCTCGATTGCCATCAACCCACTGGTGTTCAAGGGCATCGAGCCGATACGCCGCTGGCTGCTGGAGAAATCCGCATTCGCCCGCCGGCTGGAGCAGCGCGACGACCCGCTGGCCGAGCTGCCCACCACCACCCACGCGCGCTACCTGGCGCACCAGGTGGTGCTGGTGGGCTATGGGCGCGTGGGCCGGCGCATCGCGGCTGCGCTGACCGAGCAGGAAATGCCCTTTGTCGTGGCCGAGGAAAACCGCGAACTGGTGGAGCGCCTGCGCGCCTCCGGCATTGCAGCGGTGTCCGGCAATGCGATGGACCCGGCCGTGCTGATCCAGGCCCACATCGCCCGCGCGCGCATGCTGGTCATTGCCGTGCCCGACGCGCTGGGTGTGCGCCAGATGATCACCACGGCGCGTACGCTGAACCCGGACATCGAGGTGGTGGTGCGCATGCACAACGAGGACGAAGCGCGCCTGCTGGAGCAAGAGCACGTGGGCACCGTCTTCCTGGGCGAGCAGGAACTGGCGCAGGCGATGGTGCGGCACGTGCTGCAGCGGGCGTCAGCGGCCCAGGCGCACGCCTAG
- the phbB gene encoding acetoacetyl-CoA reductase, with amino-acid sequence MSKRVAYVTGGMGGIGTAICQRLHRDGFTVIAGCGPTRDYDKWLTEQKAQGFTFYASVGNVGNWDSTVEAFGKAKAEHGSIDVLVNNAGITRDRMFLKMTREDWDAVIETNLNSMFNVTKQVVGDMVERGWGRIVNISSVNGMKGQVGQTNYSAAKAGMHGFSMALAQELATKGVTVNTVSPGYIGTDMVKAIRQDVLDKIVGTIPVKRLGEPGEIASIIAWLSSDEGGYSTGAEFAVNGGLHMG; translated from the coding sequence ATGAGCAAGCGAGTGGCATATGTGACGGGAGGAATGGGGGGCATCGGTACTGCGATCTGCCAACGCCTGCACCGTGATGGCTTTACCGTGATTGCCGGCTGTGGCCCGACACGGGACTACGACAAGTGGCTGACCGAGCAGAAGGCCCAGGGCTTTACCTTCTACGCCTCGGTTGGCAATGTCGGTAACTGGGACTCCACGGTCGAGGCTTTCGGCAAGGCCAAGGCCGAGCACGGCAGCATCGATGTGCTGGTGAACAACGCCGGCATCACCCGCGACCGCATGTTCCTGAAGATGACCCGCGAAGACTGGGATGCGGTGATCGAGACCAACCTCAACAGCATGTTCAACGTCACCAAGCAGGTGGTGGGCGATATGGTGGAGCGCGGCTGGGGCCGCATCGTCAACATCAGCTCGGTCAACGGCATGAAGGGCCAGGTCGGGCAGACCAACTACTCGGCCGCCAAGGCCGGCATGCATGGCTTCTCGATGGCGCTGGCGCAAGAGTTGGCTACCAAGGGCGTGACGGTCAATACCGTGAGCCCGGGCTATATCGGCACCGACATGGTCAAGGCGATTCGCCAGGATGTGCTCGACAAGATCGTCGGCACCATTCCGGTCAAGCGCCTGGGCGAGCCGGGTGAGATCGCGTCGATCATTGCCTGGCTGTCCTCGGACGAGGGCGGCTATTCCACCGGGGCCGAGTTCGCCGTCAACGGTGGCTTGCACATGGGCTGA